In a single window of the Allobranchiibius huperziae genome:
- a CDS encoding glycerol-3-phosphate dehydrogenase/oxidase yields the protein MSGDTALNRPRRARELAEATDGRQVDLLVIGLGATGAGVALDAASRGLSVVAVDAHDLAFGTSRWSSKLAHGGLRYLAHGQVGTAHESAAERGILLRRTAPHLVRPSRWLVPLTPDISRGSAAVIGAGFVAGDVLRRVVRTPSGLLPRPGRVGAARARELAPALRHDVRGGITAWDARIEDDARLVIALARTAAGRGARVLTRVRALDVAGDGARVRDELTGTAYDITARAVVNATGVWAGGLVPGVSLRPSRGTHLVLRSETLGGSGVILNAPVPGSVGRFVFSLPQPDGRTYLGLTDEAADGPVPDVPVATDGEIDFLLETFSRVLARPLTRVDVVGTYAGLRPLLDAGGSTADISRRHAVLTSPDGVVTVIGGKLTTYRRMAQDAVNAAVRGRRLVAGPCRTHDLPLVGAAAPAVLDRLAAPARLVHKYGTEAPSLTDDPDLLAPIDGRQLVTRAELAFGVTHEGALDVDDLLDRRTRIGLVPADRAAALPVATDVLVAPGLD from the coding sequence ATGTCCGGCGACACCGCCCTCAACCGCCCCCGTCGGGCGCGTGAGCTCGCCGAGGCCACCGACGGGCGCCAGGTCGACCTCCTGGTGATCGGACTCGGCGCGACCGGCGCCGGTGTGGCGCTCGACGCGGCGTCCAGGGGGCTGAGCGTGGTGGCCGTCGACGCACACGACCTGGCGTTCGGCACGTCGCGGTGGAGTTCGAAGCTGGCACACGGTGGGTTGCGCTATCTCGCCCACGGCCAGGTCGGCACCGCCCACGAGAGCGCGGCCGAGAGAGGGATCCTGTTGCGCCGCACAGCGCCCCACCTCGTGCGGCCCTCCCGGTGGCTGGTGCCGCTCACCCCGGACATCTCCCGCGGCAGCGCCGCGGTCATCGGCGCCGGTTTCGTCGCGGGTGACGTCCTGCGCCGGGTCGTCCGTACGCCGAGCGGCCTGCTGCCCCGGCCGGGCCGCGTCGGTGCCGCCCGCGCCCGCGAACTCGCACCCGCGCTCCGACACGACGTGCGGGGTGGGATCACCGCCTGGGACGCCCGCATCGAGGACGACGCCCGGCTCGTCATCGCGCTGGCACGCACCGCAGCAGGTCGTGGAGCCCGCGTGCTGACCCGCGTCCGCGCCCTGGACGTGGCGGGCGACGGAGCCCGGGTGCGCGACGAACTGACCGGCACCGCGTACGACATCACGGCACGGGCGGTGGTGAACGCCACCGGTGTCTGGGCCGGCGGCCTCGTGCCAGGGGTCAGCCTCCGGCCGTCGCGCGGCACCCACCTCGTCCTGCGCTCGGAGACGCTCGGCGGGAGCGGAGTCATCCTCAACGCGCCGGTCCCCGGCTCCGTGGGCCGTTTCGTCTTCTCGCTGCCGCAGCCGGACGGCCGCACCTACCTCGGACTCACCGACGAGGCCGCCGACGGCCCCGTGCCGGATGTGCCGGTCGCCACCGACGGTGAGATCGACTTCCTGCTCGAGACCTTCAGCCGGGTGCTCGCGCGACCGCTGACCCGAGTCGACGTCGTGGGCACCTACGCCGGTCTGCGCCCGCTGCTGGACGCCGGCGGCTCGACCGCCGACATCTCCCGGCGGCACGCGGTGCTCACCTCGCCGGACGGGGTGGTGACCGTCATCGGCGGCAAGCTGACGACGTACCGCCGGATGGCCCAGGACGCGGTCAACGCTGCTGTCCGCGGGCGCCGACTGGTCGCGGGCCCGTGCCGCACCCATGACCTGCCGCTCGTCGGCGCCGCCGCACCCGCTGTGCTCGACCGGCTCGCCGCACCCGCCCGGCTCGTCCACAAGTACGGCACCGAGGCGCCGTCGCTCACCGACGACCCCGACCTGCTCGCCCCGATCGACGGGCGCCAACTCGTCACCCGCGCGGAACTGGCCTTCGGCGTCACCCACGAGGGTGCCCTCGACGTCGATGACCTGCTCGACCGCCGCACCCGGATCGGGCTGGTCCCAGCCGACCGGGCCGCCGCCCTGCCCGTAGCCACCGATGTACTGGTCGCCCCCGGGCTCGACTGA